Proteins from one Fervidicoccaceae archaeon genomic window:
- a CDS encoding FprA family A-type flavoprotein — translation MGKVEWSIRKISRNITMIRIIDSETRFFEALWEIPEMISYNSYFISTEEGGILIDTGPRDSYAFLEALDSVASPKDVSFLVVNHMEPDHSGALELLIERNRDIKIVSHPISFHLMKSFYGISPSSRLEIKDGGTLKVGKDELRFFHVPWLHWPETIVTYLESRRALFTGDVFGAYSIESELLESEEIVRNEKYLWEMKKYFVNVIGAYRNNVVSAVRKLRELNLNAEIVLPAHGAVFHGNGALESLLSIYEGWSLCGEKREAIIALSSMYGFSEEVAKEVSEALEQFGVPSKIFRFTSKMRNNFSDAIAAMQDASLIVIISSTYENSPHPIIEYLVSLMGKKLCREKKILLIGTYGWGGGTAASILLENLVKKGFKVPEPIMVNSKLTSWDKEKIHEVVAKLFLSS, via the coding sequence ATGGGAAAGGTTGAGTGGAGCATAAGGAAGATTTCCAGAAATATTACGATGATAAGGATCATTGATTCTGAGACGAGGTTCTTCGAGGCCCTCTGGGAGATTCCGGAAATGATATCCTACAATTCATATTTTATATCAACTGAGGAGGGGGGCATCTTAATCGACACGGGCCCCAGGGATTCCTATGCATTTCTCGAAGCCCTGGACTCAGTAGCTTCTCCAAAGGATGTTTCTTTTCTCGTTGTCAACCACATGGAACCAGATCACTCCGGAGCTCTGGAATTGCTCATTGAGAGGAACAGAGACATCAAGATAGTATCCCACCCAATTTCCTTTCACCTGATGAAGAGCTTCTATGGGATTTCGCCTTCTTCCAGATTGGAGATTAAGGATGGGGGGACGCTGAAGGTTGGAAAAGATGAGCTGAGGTTCTTTCATGTGCCCTGGCTCCATTGGCCTGAGACTATAGTGACCTATCTTGAAAGCAGAAGGGCTCTTTTCACGGGCGATGTGTTTGGTGCCTATTCAATTGAATCCGAGCTTCTAGAAAGTGAAGAAATTGTAAGAAATGAGAAATACCTCTGGGAAATGAAGAAATACTTTGTTAATGTTATAGGTGCATATAGAAACAATGTTGTGAGCGCAGTTAGGAAGCTCAGAGAGCTCAATCTCAATGCGGAAATAGTTCTGCCTGCCCATGGAGCTGTTTTTCATGGAAATGGGGCTCTCGAATCCCTTCTCTCCATATATGAGGGCTGGTCCCTATGTGGAGAGAAGAGGGAGGCTATTATTGCTTTGAGCTCTATGTACGGCTTTTCCGAGGAGGTTGCCAAAGAAGTTTCGGAAGCTCTAGAGCAATTTGGTGTACCCAGCAAAATTTTCAGATTCACATCCAAGATGAGGAATAACTTCTCCGATGCAATAGCAGCTATGCAAGATGCTTCTTTGATTGTAATCATATCCTCGACGTATGAGAATTCTCCCCACCCCATCATTGAATATTTGGTTTCCCTTATGGGGAAAAAGCTATGCAGGGAAAAGAAAATTCTCTTGATCGGAACATATGGGTGGGGAGGGGGGACTGCTGCATCAATTCTCTTAGAGAACCTGGTTAAGAAGGGGTTCAAAG